In Verrucomicrobiia bacterium, the following are encoded in one genomic region:
- a CDS encoding prepilin-type N-terminal cleavage/methylation domain-containing protein, producing the protein MIPSPKCACRGRAAFTLIELLVVIAIIAILAALLLPSLGRAKRSARATACLSQLRQMGVALELYVQEHEDRLPSCPLLPSTDTNLTPITTVLQPYLKKPEIWRCPEDEEIFPREQTSYEWNAFLNGASYTRPETWSPVTHSIVQTIFGGRVNTPLIGDAGTFHAEGSSGLGKNALFFDGRVERARRR; encoded by the coding sequence ATGATCCCTTCCCCAAAATGCGCCTGCCGCGGACGCGCGGCTTTTACGCTGATTGAGCTGCTCGTGGTAATCGCCATCATTGCCATCCTCGCCGCGCTGCTGCTGCCTTCCCTGGGCCGCGCCAAACGCTCCGCCCGGGCCACCGCCTGCCTCAGCCAGCTCCGGCAAATGGGCGTGGCCCTGGAGTTGTACGTGCAGGAGCACGAGGACCGCCTGCCTTCCTGTCCCTTGTTGCCCAGCACGGACACCAACTTGACGCCGATCACCACCGTCCTGCAGCCCTACCTTAAAAAGCCGGAAATCTGGCGCTGCCCGGAAGACGAGGAAATTTTCCCGCGTGAACAAACCAGTTACGAGTGGAATGCCTTTCTGAATGGCGCCTCCTACACCCGCCCCGAAACCTGGTCTCCCGTCACCCACAGCATCGTGCAAACGATATTTGGCGGGCGGGTCAACACCCCCTTGATTGGCGACGCCGGCACCTTTCATGCCGAGGGCAGCAGTGGACTGGGCAAAAATGCCTTGTTCTTTGACGGGCGGGTGGAGCGTGCCCGGCGCCGTTGA
- the murA gene encoding UDP-N-acetylglucosamine 1-carboxyvinyltransferase codes for MRGGVFRVTGGVPLQGEVTPQGNKNEALPALAACCLTAEPVRLENLPAIEDVDVMMRILAAVGVSVQEEPERQTVLVRAAAEPNPQLPVELCARLRGSVTLAGPLLARCGRVFLPLPGGDKIGRRRLDTHLQVFQELGAEITATGQGYEIAARRLRGADIWMDEASVTATENAVCAAATAEGETILRNAASEPHVQNLCHLLNRMGARIEGIGSNVLRIAGVPALHGATHRIGPDYQEIGSFIALAAVTRGRLMIRQAGVPHLRMIRAAFNRLGVRTEAVGEDDLLIPSEQTLRIVNDWGGAVPKIDDAPWPGFPADLTSVALVTATQCTGTVLIHEKMYESRLYFTDSLISMGARIILCDPHRAVVIGPDRLRGARLNSPDIRAGMAMLIAALCAEGESVIQNIIQIDRGFANIDHRLRQLGARLQREI; via the coding sequence TTGCGCGGCGGAGTTTTCCGCGTGACGGGCGGCGTGCCGCTGCAGGGCGAGGTCACGCCGCAGGGCAATAAAAACGAGGCGCTGCCCGCTTTGGCTGCCTGCTGCCTCACGGCCGAGCCGGTGCGGCTGGAAAACCTGCCGGCCATCGAGGATGTGGACGTGATGATGCGCATCCTCGCCGCCGTGGGGGTTTCCGTGCAGGAGGAGCCGGAGCGTCAGACCGTGCTGGTCCGCGCCGCGGCCGAGCCCAACCCCCAGTTGCCCGTGGAATTATGCGCCCGCCTCCGCGGCTCGGTCACCCTGGCCGGTCCGTTGCTGGCCCGTTGCGGCCGCGTCTTTCTGCCCCTGCCGGGCGGCGACAAAATCGGGCGGCGCCGGCTGGATACGCATCTGCAGGTTTTTCAGGAATTGGGCGCGGAAATCACCGCCACCGGCCAGGGCTATGAAATCGCCGCCCGCCGCCTGCGGGGCGCCGACATCTGGATGGATGAGGCCAGCGTGACGGCCACCGAAAACGCCGTTTGCGCCGCGGCCACGGCCGAGGGGGAAACCATCCTGCGCAACGCCGCCAGCGAGCCGCATGTCCAAAACCTCTGCCACCTGCTCAACCGCATGGGGGCGCGCATCGAGGGCATCGGCTCCAATGTGCTCCGCATTGCCGGCGTGCCCGCGCTCCACGGCGCCACTCATCGCATCGGGCCGGATTATCAGGAAATTGGCAGCTTCATTGCGCTGGCGGCGGTGACCCGCGGACGGCTCATGATTCGCCAGGCTGGCGTGCCGCATCTGCGCATGATCCGCGCCGCCTTCAACCGCCTGGGCGTCCGCACCGAGGCCGTCGGCGAGGATGATTTGCTCATCCCCTCAGAGCAGACCCTCCGCATCGTCAATGATTGGGGCGGCGCCGTGCCCAAAATTGATGACGCGCCCTGGCCGGGGTTTCCCGCCGATTTAACCTCCGTGGCGCTGGTGACCGCCACCCAGTGCACCGGCACCGTGCTGATTCACGAGAAAATGTACGAGTCCCGCCTCTACTTTACCGACAGCCTCATCAGCATGGGGGCCCGCATCATCTTGTGCGACCCGCATCGCGCCGTGGTCATTGGCCCGGACCGCCTGCGCGGGGCGCGGCTCAACAGCCCGGACATTCGCGCCGGCATGGCCATGTTGATCGCGGCCTTGTGCGCCGAGGGGGAATCGGTCATTCAAAACATCATCCAGATTGACCGCGGCTTTGCCAACATTGATCACCGGCTGCGGCAGTTGGGGGCGCGCCTCCAACGGGAAATCTGA
- a CDS encoding DUF1638 domain-containing protein — MLCKVLACEIMVREVCFLAATSPLLLDLEFLPQGYHDNPAHGRGQVQARVDAVPEGKYDAILLGYGLCGNLIAGLQARHTRLIVPRAHDCITFFLGSRQRYAQQQQERPGAYYYTCGWLECMARRGQRALPQGVNLLPNRPGPVAEGSDTYTAWVEKYGEEAAQYLVEAMNEWLSHYTHGILIEYDFTRVLNLRAQVQEICQKRGWTFEELAGDLTLLRRWLHGDWSGEDFLEVPAGARIEPSYDDGVIRAIS, encoded by the coding sequence ATGCTCTGCAAAGTCCTGGCCTGTGAAATCATGGTGCGCGAGGTGTGCTTTCTGGCCGCCACTTCGCCGCTGTTGCTGGATTTGGAATTCCTCCCCCAGGGCTATCATGACAACCCCGCCCACGGCCGCGGCCAGGTGCAGGCGCGGGTGGACGCCGTGCCGGAGGGCAAGTACGACGCCATCCTGCTGGGGTATGGCCTGTGCGGCAACCTCATTGCCGGCCTGCAGGCGCGCCACACGCGGCTCATCGTGCCGCGCGCGCATGATTGCATCACCTTTTTTCTCGGGTCGCGCCAGCGTTACGCGCAACAGCAGCAGGAACGTCCCGGCGCGTATTATTACACCTGCGGCTGGCTGGAGTGCATGGCCCGCCGCGGCCAGCGGGCCCTGCCGCAGGGGGTGAATCTCCTGCCCAACCGCCCCGGCCCGGTGGCCGAAGGCAGCGACACCTACACCGCCTGGGTGGAGAAATATGGGGAGGAAGCCGCCCAGTACCTGGTCGAGGCCATGAATGAATGGCTCAGCCACTATACCCACGGCATCTTGATTGAGTATGATTTCACCCGCGTGCTCAATTTGCGGGCGCAGGTGCAGGAGATTTGCCAGAAACGCGGCTGGACTTTTGAGGAATTGGCGGGGGACTTGACCCTCCTGCGCCGCTGGTTGCACGGGGATTGGAGCGGCGAGGATTTTCTGGAAGTCCCCGCCGGGGCGCGGATTGAACCTTCCTACGATGACGGCGTGATCCGTGCCATCTCCTGA
- a CDS encoding Rrf2 family transcriptional regulator has product MQITRASEYGVIGLTALARRPAGAVVMIDEVSREMDIPRSFLAKIFQSLVRAGLVQSVRGTGGGFRLARPAEAITVLDIIEGVEGPIALQRCLEEKPDCVHMTHCALCGLLAEAQGRLRETLARTTLAELARRQPPRLAVNGEAKRPQIFLKPEPVP; this is encoded by the coding sequence ATGCAAATCACGCGGGCCAGTGAATATGGAGTCATCGGGCTGACCGCCCTGGCACGGCGTCCGGCGGGCGCCGTGGTCATGATTGATGAGGTCAGCCGCGAGATGGACATCCCGCGCAGTTTCCTGGCCAAGATTTTCCAGTCCTTGGTGCGGGCCGGCCTGGTGCAATCCGTGCGCGGCACCGGCGGAGGCTTTCGTCTGGCACGGCCGGCGGAAGCGATCACGGTGCTCGACATCATTGAAGGCGTGGAAGGCCCCATTGCCCTGCAGCGGTGCTTGGAGGAGAAGCCGGATTGCGTGCACATGACCCACTGCGCCTTGTGCGGCCTGCTGGCCGAGGCGCAGGGGCGGTTGCGCGAGACCCTGGCCCGCACCACCCTGGCGGAGCTGGCCCGGCGCCAGCCGCCGCGGCTGGCGGTGAACGGCGAGGCGAAAAGGCCCCAGATTTTTTTGAAACCTGAACCAGTGCCCTGA
- a CDS encoding Dabb family protein encodes MLQRRFFLWAAALLLAVGVQVQAADQPKKGVLRHVVIFKYKETASAQDIARVEEAFRALKKSIPGIVSFESGVNVSPENLNKGFTHCYILTFRTEKDRDAYLVHPEHQKFVEIVKPVLAEPLVIDFWVREK; translated from the coding sequence ATGTTGCAACGTAGATTCTTCCTCTGGGCGGCCGCGCTCCTGCTGGCCGTGGGTGTTCAAGTGCAGGCCGCCGACCAGCCCAAGAAGGGCGTGCTCCGGCACGTCGTCATTTTCAAATACAAGGAAACCGCCTCGGCCCAGGACATTGCACGGGTGGAGGAAGCCTTCCGGGCCTTGAAGAAATCCATACCCGGCATCGTTTCCTTCGAGAGCGGCGTTAATGTCAGCCCGGAAAATCTAAACAAAGGTTTCACGCACTGCTACATTCTGACCTTCCGCACCGAGAAGGACCGCGACGCCTACCTGGTGCACCCGGAGCACCAGAAGTTTGTCGAGATCGTCAAGCCCGTCCTGGCGGAGCCGCTGGTCATTGATTTCTGGGTGCGGGAGAAGTGA
- a CDS encoding sugar porter family MFS transporter, with product MWSSNAPTPDSTRMLYVWLISAVAALGGLLFGWDWVVIGGAKPFFEPHFNLPAMAAAWRQHPLARAVGLDTPEALSGWANSCALLGCLAGALVAGVLSDALGRKKLLIAAAFLFAVSSVLTGWAGSFNQFVVWRITGGIAIGMASNLSPLYIAEVAPAAWRGRLVTLNQLAIVVGILAAQLVNLAIARPVPEGATAADIAASWNGQYGWRWMFTLVAAPSLIFLACALWVPESPRWLVKNGRPDAAQRVLARIGGEDYARRETEAISATIAAEEVARVRLGDLLEPRLFKVLVLGCALAVLQQWSGINVLFNYAENIFKQAGLAVNTILFFIVLTGLVNLVFTLLALGTVDRWGRRRLMLLGCAGIGASHLLIGVAYAQHWQGVMVLLFALLAIGCYAMSLAPVTWVLIAEIFPNRIRGAAISVAVSALWVACFILTFTFPILERRIGTGNTFWLYAAICAAGFVLVYFKVPETRGKSLENIERELGGGQIHG from the coding sequence ATGTGGTCATCCAATGCGCCCACCCCCGATTCAACGCGAATGCTCTATGTCTGGCTGATCTCTGCCGTGGCGGCCCTGGGGGGGCTGCTGTTTGGCTGGGATTGGGTGGTCATCGGCGGGGCCAAACCCTTTTTTGAGCCGCATTTCAATCTCCCGGCCATGGCGGCGGCCTGGCGGCAGCATCCCTTGGCCCGCGCGGTGGGATTGGACACGCCGGAGGCCTTGAGCGGGTGGGCCAATAGTTGCGCTCTCCTGGGATGTCTGGCCGGGGCGCTGGTGGCGGGGGTGCTCAGTGACGCGCTCGGCCGAAAAAAATTGTTGATTGCCGCCGCCTTCCTCTTTGCCGTGTCCTCCGTGCTCACCGGCTGGGCGGGCAGTTTCAATCAATTCGTGGTGTGGCGCATCACGGGCGGCATCGCCATCGGCATGGCCTCCAACCTCTCCCCGCTCTACATCGCCGAAGTCGCCCCGGCGGCCTGGCGCGGACGGCTGGTGACCCTGAATCAACTGGCCATCGTGGTGGGAATTCTGGCCGCGCAACTGGTCAACCTGGCCATCGCACGGCCGGTGCCCGAAGGCGCCACCGCGGCGGACATTGCGGCCTCCTGGAACGGCCAGTACGGCTGGCGCTGGATGTTCACCCTGGTGGCCGCGCCCTCGCTGATCTTTCTGGCGTGCGCCCTCTGGGTGCCGGAAAGCCCCCGCTGGCTGGTGAAAAATGGCCGGCCCGACGCCGCGCAGCGGGTGCTGGCGCGCATCGGCGGCGAAGACTACGCCCGCCGCGAAACCGAGGCCATCAGCGCCACCATCGCGGCCGAGGAGGTCGCTCGGGTGCGGCTGGGGGATTTGCTGGAGCCGCGATTGTTCAAGGTGCTGGTGCTGGGCTGCGCGCTGGCCGTGCTGCAGCAATGGAGCGGCATCAACGTGTTGTTTAATTATGCGGAGAACATTTTCAAACAGGCCGGTCTGGCGGTGAACACCATCCTGTTTTTCATCGTCCTCACCGGCCTGGTCAATCTGGTGTTCACCCTGCTGGCGCTGGGGACGGTGGACCGTTGGGGCCGCCGTCGTTTGATGCTGCTGGGCTGCGCGGGAATTGGGGCGTCGCATCTGTTGATTGGCGTGGCCTATGCCCAGCACTGGCAGGGGGTGATGGTGCTCTTGTTCGCGCTGCTGGCCATCGGGTGTTATGCCATGTCGCTGGCGCCGGTCACCTGGGTGCTGATCGCAGAAATCTTCCCCAACCGCATCCGTGGCGCCGCCATTTCCGTGGCGGTTTCCGCCCTGTGGGTGGCCTGTTTCATCCTCACCTTCACCTTCCCCATCCTCGAGCGGCGCATCGGGACGGGCAACACCTTCTGGCTGTATGCGGCGATTTGCGCGGCGGGTTTTGTTTTGGTTTATTTCAAGGTGCCCGAGACGCGCGGCAAATCGCTGGAAAACATCGAGCGCGAGCTGGGCGGCGGGCAGATCCATGGTTGA
- a CDS encoding ThuA domain-containing protein: MKSLRCLLIATVLGGALLAGSLTAAEKIRVLVITGGHDYQTNEFWQVFKDNPDITFQAAVHPQAQDYWQAEAARQWDVMVLYDMWQPISSTAKSNFVARLQEGKGLVALHHSLANYQDWPEYRQIIGGKYVLKKEVLDGVERPGSTFKHDVVMQVRIASTAHPITRGLKDFEIHDETYGGLYIHPDVIPLLLCDTPSSSPIVAWAKTYANARVAAIQLGHDGQAYTNPSFRKLLAQAIAWVARRP, from the coding sequence ATGAAATCCTTGCGCTGTTTGTTGATCGCCACCGTGCTGGGCGGCGCTCTGCTGGCCGGTTCGCTGACGGCGGCCGAGAAAATCCGGGTGCTGGTCATTACCGGCGGACATGACTACCAAACCAACGAGTTCTGGCAGGTGTTCAAGGACAACCCGGACATCACCTTTCAGGCGGCGGTGCATCCGCAGGCCCAGGACTATTGGCAAGCCGAGGCCGCGCGGCAGTGGGACGTGATGGTGCTGTATGACATGTGGCAGCCGATTTCCTCCACGGCCAAATCCAATTTCGTGGCGCGCCTGCAGGAGGGCAAGGGGCTGGTGGCCCTGCATCACAGCCTGGCCAATTACCAGGACTGGCCGGAGTATCGCCAGATCATCGGCGGCAAATATGTCTTGAAAAAGGAGGTGCTCGACGGCGTGGAACGGCCCGGCTCCACCTTCAAGCATGATGTGGTGATGCAGGTGCGCATCGCCTCCACCGCCCATCCCATCACGCGAGGGTTGAAAGATTTTGAGATTCACGATGAAACTTACGGGGGGCTGTATATTCATCCTGACGTGATCCCGCTTTTGTTGTGTGACACGCCGAGCAGCAGTCCCATCGTGGCGTGGGCCAAGACCTACGCCAACGCCCGGGTGGCGGCCATTCAGCTTGGCCATGACGGGCAGGCCTACACCAACCCCAGCTTCCGGAAACTGCTGGCCCAGGCCATCGCCTGGGTGGCCCGGCGGCCTTGA
- the dinB gene encoding DNA polymerase IV has protein sequence MFNGIIHLDADAFFASVEQAADPRLRGRPVAVGGEKRGIIASASYEARRFGIYTPMPAALARRLCPQLILLPGDFAKYEQFSQWMFSYAYDFTPEVEVASIDEGYLDVTGARRPPLEVARRLREAIRQSLKISVSEGVATNKLVSQVASKLNKPAALLEVPPGREAGFLAPLPNRWLPGVGPKLGARLDAAGLARVGQIAATPPELLEVLVGSAAGTLHRFARGLDDRPVVPSRAPAKSLGQQETFAQDITDEEYAQAVLRRMADELFARLRATGQAARTLTVKVRYNDMAEDQCSESLPEPVCVETEVYGRLRSLLKRAWRRRVSLRLVSLRLTHLYDGHLTGALELLPGDGRPAARRRLAAAVDALREKFGRGVVQRGHDLLLAERSAPTEPAREHSPPRQAGCSKAVATPGTFRRPATVPVIPLRVRSYYSFLASTLAIRDIIRLAQQHETPALGLADLGHLHGAPEFVQQAQAAGLQPLVGAEITLEGRPLVLFVENQQGYARLCRWLSLPPGQWSRQQLEEGTDGLLAVGADARLAAWFPGRFYGLVCAPEDAARFPAHLPLAWGQPVHYATPQDRWKFEVVEAIRTLTLLRQEHPAKLAGELHWRTPAELRQSLRLPPRALAGNAEIAARCRGFRFPFGPPQFPAFQPPDGSSARAFLRRLVMEGARRRYPERWAQVRPQLEEELGIIGEVGYEDYFLVVWDLLRECRRRGIDWLTRGSAADSLVCYCLGISQVCPLRFELYFRRFLNRERMAMHKLPDIDVDFPHDCKDDVIALLFEKYGPEHCAVVGGFSTYQARGAVGDVGKALGLSEHQVRRFTEHFPWGRARGLVPLLRASPECRDLPLDEEPYRSALEMAEFLDGFPRYPKMHPCGVVLSRQPMHELAPTFRAHKGWPATQYDMDAVEALGLVKLDILAQGGLAVVRDALAEISRETAPPENAGRRPAAGETETLAPLDGGLPDLAPWDDPAVWELIAGGQARAVHHIESPAMVGLCRQSNIREIDGLVALVSVIRPGAANEQKKQKFCRRYQGLEPPDYPHPSLEPCLRGTFGLVVYEEHVLQICEAFAGLPPGRADQLRRALGREKLETIQEIGREFFAAARARGHPEAVIREVWDLVTGFAGYAFCKAHSTAYAVEAYLSAWLKRYHPAEFMAAVLSHGKGFYDLLVYVLECHRLGLPLLPPSVNEPGPGFMVVNRPHSVPEPLPSEKAAPSRPAFPARAIRVPVTQIKGLTQATGERLLAARRQGPFASVRDFYARVGPAPEEMELLIRAGALDEFGLSRTRLFWEAQWLRRAFGPAEAGRGQGWLLPPPGAERLGDAPLQEPTRRQRLEGEAELLGFPVSGHPLELFEHVAWETYCPVARLGEFVGQSVVTCGLVIEQRLFHQSTGEPMKFLTLADWTGMVETELFAPTYRSYGLATVRHPVLEVTATVEPFENGRGFTLRIHRAGKPREKRNGC, from the coding sequence ATGTTCAACGGCATCATCCACCTTGACGCCGATGCCTTCTTCGCCTCGGTGGAGCAGGCGGCGGACCCGCGCCTGCGCGGACGGCCCGTTGCCGTGGGCGGGGAAAAGCGCGGCATCATTGCGTCCGCCTCGTACGAGGCGCGGCGGTTTGGCATTTACACTCCCATGCCCGCGGCGCTGGCCCGCCGGTTGTGTCCGCAGTTGATCCTGCTGCCGGGGGATTTTGCAAAGTACGAGCAATTTTCGCAGTGGATGTTTTCCTACGCCTACGACTTCACGCCGGAGGTGGAGGTGGCCTCGATTGACGAGGGCTACCTGGACGTAACCGGGGCGCGGCGTCCGCCCCTTGAGGTGGCCCGGCGCCTGCGCGAAGCGATCCGGCAATCGCTCAAAATCTCCGTCAGCGAGGGCGTGGCCACCAACAAGCTCGTGAGCCAGGTGGCCTCCAAGCTGAACAAGCCCGCCGCGCTGCTTGAAGTCCCGCCGGGCAGGGAGGCCGGGTTTCTGGCGCCGCTGCCCAACCGCTGGCTGCCGGGCGTGGGGCCCAAACTGGGGGCGCGTCTGGATGCCGCCGGGCTGGCGCGGGTGGGCCAGATCGCGGCCACCCCGCCGGAGCTGCTCGAAGTCCTGGTGGGTTCCGCCGCGGGAACGCTGCATCGCTTTGCGCGCGGTCTGGATGATCGCCCCGTGGTGCCCAGCCGCGCCCCGGCCAAATCGCTGGGCCAGCAGGAAACCTTTGCGCAGGACATCACCGACGAGGAATACGCGCAGGCTGTCCTGCGCCGCATGGCCGACGAGCTGTTTGCCAGGCTGCGGGCCACCGGCCAGGCCGCCCGGACGCTCACCGTGAAGGTGCGTTACAATGACATGGCGGAGGATCAATGCAGTGAAAGCCTGCCTGAGCCGGTGTGCGTGGAAACCGAAGTGTACGGCCGCCTGCGCAGTCTCCTGAAACGGGCCTGGCGCCGCCGCGTGAGCCTCCGCCTTGTCTCGTTGCGGCTGACCCATCTGTATGATGGCCACTTGACCGGCGCCCTGGAGCTGCTGCCCGGTGATGGCCGCCCTGCCGCGCGCCGCCGCCTGGCCGCCGCCGTGGATGCCCTGCGCGAAAAGTTCGGCCGGGGCGTGGTCCAGCGCGGGCATGACCTGTTGCTGGCGGAGCGCAGCGCCCCCACTGAACCCGCCCGGGAGCACTCCCCCCCACGGCAAGCAGGCTGCAGCAAGGCGGTGGCCACGCCCGGGACGTTCCGGCGCCCGGCCACCGTGCCCGTCATTCCGTTGCGGGTGCGCAGTTATTATTCATTTCTGGCGTCCACCCTGGCCATTCGCGACATCATCCGGCTGGCGCAACAGCACGAAACGCCCGCGCTGGGGCTGGCCGATCTGGGCCATCTGCATGGCGCGCCGGAGTTTGTGCAGCAGGCCCAGGCCGCCGGCCTGCAACCGCTGGTGGGCGCAGAAATCACCCTCGAAGGCCGGCCCCTGGTTTTGTTCGTGGAAAACCAGCAAGGCTATGCCCGGCTCTGCCGGTGGCTCAGCCTGCCGCCGGGGCAATGGTCGCGGCAACAGTTGGAGGAAGGGACGGACGGCCTGCTGGCGGTGGGGGCGGACGCGCGGCTGGCAGCGTGGTTTCCCGGCCGTTTTTACGGGCTGGTGTGCGCCCCCGAGGACGCCGCCCGTTTTCCGGCGCATCTGCCCCTGGCGTGGGGGCAGCCGGTGCATTACGCCACGCCCCAGGACCGCTGGAAATTCGAGGTGGTGGAGGCCATCCGCACCCTCACCCTACTGCGGCAGGAGCATCCCGCCAAGCTCGCCGGCGAGCTGCACTGGCGCACGCCTGCCGAGTTACGCCAGTCCCTCCGCCTGCCCCCCCGCGCCCTGGCCGGCAATGCCGAGATTGCTGCGCGCTGCCGGGGTTTTCGCTTCCCCTTCGGCCCGCCGCAATTCCCGGCGTTTCAACCGCCGGACGGCTCCAGCGCGCGCGCGTTTTTGCGGCGGCTGGTGATGGAAGGCGCGCGCCGCCGTTACCCTGAACGCTGGGCGCAGGTGCGGCCGCAACTGGAGGAGGAGCTGGGCATCATTGGGGAGGTGGGCTACGAGGACTATTTCCTGGTGGTGTGGGATTTGCTGCGCGAGTGCCGCCGGCGGGGCATTGACTGGCTCACCCGCGGCAGCGCGGCTGATTCGCTGGTCTGCTATTGCCTGGGCATCAGCCAGGTGTGCCCGCTGCGCTTTGAGCTCTACTTCCGCCGCTTTCTCAACCGGGAGCGCATGGCCATGCACAAGCTGCCGGATATTGACGTGGATTTCCCCCACGATTGCAAAGACGATGTCATCGCGCTGCTCTTTGAGAAATACGGCCCGGAGCATTGCGCGGTGGTGGGCGGGTTCTCCACCTACCAGGCCCGCGGCGCGGTGGGCGACGTGGGCAAGGCCCTCGGCCTGTCCGAGCATCAGGTGCGGCGTTTCACCGAGCATTTCCCCTGGGGCCGCGCCCGCGGGCTTGTGCCACTGCTGCGGGCCAGCCCTGAGTGCCGCGATCTGCCGCTGGACGAAGAGCCGTACCGCTCCGCCCTGGAGATGGCGGAGTTTCTGGACGGTTTCCCGCGGTATCCCAAGATGCACCCCTGCGGCGTGGTGCTCTCGCGCCAGCCGATGCACGAGCTTGCGCCCACCTTCCGCGCCCACAAAGGCTGGCCCGCCACACAGTACGACATGGACGCCGTCGAGGCTCTTGGCCTGGTGAAACTGGACATTCTGGCCCAGGGCGGCCTGGCCGTGGTGCGCGACGCCCTAGCGGAAATATCCCGGGAAACGGCGCCGCCTGAAAACGCCGGCCGGCGCCCGGCCGCCGGGGAAACCGAAACGTTGGCGCCGCTGGACGGCGGGCTGCCGGACCTCGCCCCGTGGGATGATCCCGCCGTCTGGGAGCTGATTGCCGGCGGCCAGGCGCGCGCCGTGCATCATATCGAGTCACCTGCCATGGTGGGCCTTTGCCGGCAGAGCAACATCCGCGAAATAGACGGCCTGGTGGCGCTGGTCAGCGTCATCCGCCCCGGCGCCGCCAACGAGCAGAAAAAACAAAAGTTCTGCCGCCGCTACCAAGGGCTGGAGCCGCCCGATTATCCGCATCCTTCGCTGGAGCCGTGCCTGAGAGGCACGTTCGGCCTGGTGGTGTATGAGGAGCACGTCCTGCAAATTTGCGAGGCCTTTGCCGGCCTGCCGCCCGGCCGCGCCGATCAGCTCCGCCGCGCGCTGGGCAGGGAAAAGCTGGAAACCATCCAGGAAATCGGCCGCGAATTTTTCGCCGCCGCCCGCGCGCGCGGACACCCTGAGGCCGTCATCCGCGAGGTGTGGGATCTGGTCACCGGCTTTGCCGGGTACGCCTTTTGCAAGGCCCACTCCACGGCCTACGCGGTGGAAGCGTACCTCTCCGCCTGGCTCAAGCGATACCATCCGGCGGAGTTCATGGCGGCGGTGCTGAGCCACGGCAAGGGCTTTTATGATCTGCTGGTCTATGTGCTCGAATGCCACCGGCTGGGCCTCCCCCTCCTGCCGCCCAGCGTCAATGAACCGGGGCCGGGCTTCATGGTGGTGAACAGGCCTCATTCCGTCCCGGAGCCCCTCCCATCGGAGAAGGCGGCCCCCTCCCGCCCGGCCTTCCCCGCGCGGGCCATTCGCGTGCCGGTAACCCAAATCAAAGGACTGACGCAGGCCACTGGTGAACGGCTCCTGGCCGCGCGGCGACAGGGCCCCTTTGCGTCGGTGCGCGATTTCTACGCGCGCGTCGGCCCCGCGCCGGAGGAAATGGAGCTGCTCATCCGCGCCGGGGCGCTGGACGAATTTGGCCTGAGCCGCACACGGCTGTTCTGGGAGGCGCAATGGCTGCGGCGCGCCTTTGGTCCCGCCGAGGCGGGCCGCGGCCAGGGCTGGCTCCTGCCGCCGCCCGGGGCTGAACGCCTGGGCGATGCCCCGTTGCAGGAACCCACCCGCCGCCAGCGCCTGGAAGGGGAGGCCGAGCTGTTGGGTTTCCCCGTCAGCGGTCATCCGCTCGAACTCTTTGAGCACGTGGCGTGGGAGACGTATTGCCCGGTGGCGCGGCTGGGTGAATTTGTGGGCCAGTCCGTTGTGACCTGCGGCCTGGTCATCGAGCAGCGGCTCTTCCACCAGAGCACCGGCGAGCCGATGAAATTCCTGACGCTGGCGGACTGGACGGGCATGGTGGAGACCGAACTCTTTGCCCCCACCTACCGCAGCTACGGCCTGGCCACCGTCCGCCATCCCGTCCTGGAAGTCACCGCCACCGTCGAGCCTTTTGAGAACGGCCGCGGTTTCACCCTCCGCATCCACCGCGCCGGCAAGCCGCGGGAAAAAAGGAATGGATGCTGA
- the lexA gene encoding transcriptional repressor LexA, with amino-acid sequence MRPLTEQQKRVLALFQARQQAGGPMPSLREIAAHFGFRSPRAAACHVAALERKGWLAHEPGKARSWRLASPLARLRQAVVDIPLFGSIPAGFAEDRQQEAEGCVSVDVRTLGIQPTARTFALRVRGDSMIGRHIIDGDIVILEHGRIPRPGEVVAALIDNESTLKTYVVERGRPYLKAENPRYPKLIPAAELVIQGVMVGLVRGKVG; translated from the coding sequence ATGAGACCGTTGACGGAACAACAAAAACGGGTGTTGGCGCTGTTTCAGGCCCGGCAGCAGGCGGGCGGGCCGATGCCCAGCCTGCGCGAAATTGCGGCGCATTTTGGTTTCCGCAGCCCGCGGGCGGCGGCGTGTCACGTGGCGGCGCTGGAGCGCAAGGGCTGGCTGGCGCATGAGCCGGGCAAGGCGCGCTCGTGGCGCCTGGCCTCGCCCCTGGCGCGGCTGCGGCAGGCGGTGGTGGACATCCCGCTGTTTGGCAGCATCCCGGCCGGCTTTGCCGAGGACCGGCAGCAGGAGGCCGAGGGGTGCGTGTCGGTGGATGTGCGCACGCTGGGCATTCAACCCACGGCGCGGACGTTTGCGCTGCGGGTGCGGGGCGATTCGATGATCGGGCGGCACATCATAGACGGCGACATTGTGATTTTGGAACACGGCCGGATTCCCCGGCCCGGCGAAGTGGTGGCGGCGTTGATTGACAACGAAAGCACGCTGAAGACGTATGTGGTGGAGCGTGGCCGCCCCTACCTCAAGGCCGAAAATCCCAGGTATCCCAAGCTCATCCCCGCCGCCGAGCTGGTCATTCAGGGGGTGATGGTGGGGCTGGTGCGCGGGAAGGTGGGGTGA